A DNA window from Solanum lycopersicum chromosome 3, SLM_r2.1 contains the following coding sequences:
- the LOC104646201 gene encoding B3 domain-containing protein At1g49475-like codes for MVLVNQTPIYSKQVLQQFPILPSIMANEFHGSSLRSSSPNNPKFIQILTSLDELRRLRIPVVFAKRHCENMLNPVFLEAPHGKAWEVEVENSQGQIWLAKGWSDFCDYYSIRVKSVLMFTYNPRCQFSVAIYDQSKTEIEYPIDQDIESDEQEEDILFSQANANIIEEDILILQSNANVIEEDIPILQSNANVIEDEEEHIPVNCPQTNANVIEQHK; via the exons ATGGTTCTCGTGAATCAAACTCCTATATATAGTAAACAAGTTCTTCAACAATTTCCCATCCTACCATCTATCATGGCAAACGAGTTCCATGGATCTTCATTAAGGAGCTCTTCTCCCAACAACCCTAAGTTCATCCAAATCCTTACTTCATTAGATGAATTACGCCGTCTG AGGATTCCAGTAGTATTTGCCAAAAGACACTGCGAGAACATGTTAAACCCCGTGTTTCTTGAGGCTCCCCATGGAAAAGCTTGGGAGGTTGAAGTGGAAAATTCTCAAGGCCAAATTTGGCTAGCCAAGGGATGGAGTGATTTTTGTGACTATTACTCAATAAGAGTCAAGAGCGTATTAATGTTCACGTACAACCCGCGTTGTCAGTTTTCTGTCGCTATATATGATCAGAGTAAAACAGAAATTGAATATCCAATAGATCAAGATATTGAATCAGATGAACAAGAGGAAGATATTCTATTTTCCCAAGCTAATGCTAATATCATCGAAGAAGATATTCTAATTCTCCAATCTAATGCTAATGTAATCGAAGAAGATATTCCAATTCTCCAATCTAACGCTAATGTAATCGAGGATGAAGAGGAACATATTCCAGTTAATTGCCCTCAAACTAATGCTAATGTAATTGAGCAACATAAGTAA